DNA from Deltaproteobacteria bacterium:
GATCATGATGCGCGCGCTCACCGCATTGCCGATCACGTGGTAGCAAGATTGAGGAGGACAACCGGGGGGAATAGCCTTGACGATCTGCTGAACGGCGTGCATAGAGTTCGCCGTGATGCGCGTGCAACGGGAATGGTCTAACGGATTAGGGGAGACGGGCGTAGGGGGGGCATGCATCGCCTGACCCTGGCGGTGCTGATCGTCGCGGTGGCCCTGCTGCGCGGGCCGGTGCGAGCGGATGATGGCGGCCTCAGTGTCGGAGCCGTTTGGCCGCCGTCGCACGGTGGGCGTTCCGCTCACGCGAGTGCGGCCAGCGCGAGCGGCGGCGCCGCTGCGCTACCTTCGGCGGTGCGCACGGTGCGCATTGTGTTTGAATCACCGGCGCTGCAGTGCTGCGTTGCGATCGACCCCGCTCGCGTACCGGTTGATCCGGCAAGTGGTCGGCGCCGCGTGGAGTTGGATCATCTGCCGCCCGGGCCAGCCGTGTACACGCTCAGCGGCTTCCCGACCGCCTTTGCACCGATACCGAACGGAATCACTGAAGCGTGCGTGACAATTCCAAGCGAGATTGGCGAGGCGTGTACGAGTTCGCAGTCGGCGACGCCGAGTTTCGAGAGTGGCGCGGTCGCGGTGGAGATTATCTCCGGTGAGCGTTTCGATGCGCCGGCGGTGCAACTGGCCTCGGTGCCGTTCATCGTTGAAGGATCACTGAGCCCGGCGGCGAACGAGACGATCTTGAGTCCGGTACCGCTACGATTCACCGTCGTCGACGGCGGCAGCGGCATCGCGCAAGCGTCGGTGACGGTCCAGCTCAAGCCTAGTGGCGGCAGTGTGGGAGTCCTCCCGCTGACGCTGACGGCGTGTGACGACGCGACGAGCACGCCGTGCAGCGCCGGGAGCAGCCTGGGTGTCACTGGCTTCCGGGTCGAGCGAGCCGCGCAGGTGTTGCCGGCGGGCCTCACCACCGCCCGCATCCGGGCGAGTAACCGTGCCCTGCCGCCGAGTGCGCTCGACTTCTCTTCCTCGTTCAACGTGCGGCTCGCGACGCCGACCATTACCCCCACGCAGACCCCGACGGCCACGCCGACCGCGACGCCCACCGCAACGCCAACCCGCACCTTCACCGCCACCGCGACGCCAACCCTGACACCGACGGCCACGCCAACGGTGACCCCGACCGCGACTCCGACCGCCACGCCGACGGCCACCCCGACCGCAACAATCACCCGCCACGCGACCCGCACGCGTCGCGCCACCTTCACGCGCACGTCGACGCCGACCGCGACGCCGACGCCGACGCCGACCGCGACGCCGACGCCCACGCTCACGCCCACGCGAGGGGCGCGGGTGCTCGCCTACGTCACCAACAACGGGGACAATACGGTCTCGGTTATCGACACGTACACGCGCAGCGTGATCGCCACGGTGCCGGTGCAGATCCGTCCCGAGGGCATCACGCTGACGGCCAACGGCCGGTCGGTGTACGTGACCAATACGCTCTCGAACACGGTGGTGGTCATCGACACCGCGACCAATCAACTCACGACGGCGATCCCGATTCTCGGCTTCCATCCCGAGAGCATCGAGTTTGCACCCAACCGAGCCTTCGCCTACGTCCCGAGCGAGTTCTCCAACACGGTATCGGTGATCGACACGACGACCAACACCTTGACCACGGTCATTCAGGTCGGACCGACGCCGGTGCATGACACGCCGGCGAGTGCGCGCGAAGATGTCGCGTTTTCGCGTGACGGCCGGCGGGCGTACGTGACCAACGAGACCGCCAATGCGGTGCTCGTCATTGACACTGCGACCAACAAGGTAGTCGACCGCATTCCCGTCGGCCTCAACCCGGACCCCATCAAGGCGCTGCCCAACGGGTCGGCGCTCTACGTGGGAAACGTCCTTGCCGACTCGGTGTCGGTGATCGATCCCGTTCGCAACGTCGTCACCGCTACGATCGCGGTTGGGGGCCAGCCGGAGGACATTGCGATCGCGCCGAATGGCGCGACCGGTTACGTCGCCAATGCGCGGTCCAACAGCGTCACCGTCATCAACCTCATTACCAATAGTATCTTGGCCACCATCCCGGTC
Protein-coding regions in this window:
- a CDS encoding beta-propeller fold lactonase family protein; amino-acid sequence: MHRLTLAVLIVAVALLRGPVRADDGGLSVGAVWPPSHGGRSAHASAASASGGAAALPSAVRTVRIVFESPALQCCVAIDPARVPVDPASGRRRVELDHLPPGPAVYTLSGFPTAFAPIPNGITEACVTIPSEIGEACTSSQSATPSFESGAVAVEIISGERFDAPAVQLASVPFIVEGSLSPAANETILSPVPLRFTVVDGGSGIAQASVTVQLKPSGGSVGVLPLTLTACDDATSTPCSAGSSLGVTGFRVERAAQVLPAGLTTARIRASNRALPPSALDFSSSFNVRLATPTITPTQTPTATPTATPTATPTRTFTATATPTLTPTATPTVTPTATPTATPTATPTATITRHATRTRRATFTRTSTPTATPTPTPTATPTPTLTPTRGARVLAYVTNNGDNTVSVIDTYTRSVIATVPVQIRPEGITLTANGRSVYVTNTLSNTVVVIDTATNQLTTAIPILGFHPESIEFAPNRAFAYVPSEFSNTVSVIDTTTNTLTTVIQVGPTPVHDTPASAREDVAFSRDGRRAYVTNETANAVLVIDTATNKVVDRIPVGLNPDPIKALPNGSALYVGNVLADSVSVIDPVRNVVTATIAVGGQPEDIAIAPNGATGYVANARSNSVTVINLITNSILATIPVGPGPSGIALTPDGATAYVTSFVGNSVSVIDIDSLSVVATVAVGKLPVDVAIGVVP